The genomic region GACGCCGAGGATGACGCGCCCCGGGAACAGCACGCCGAGCGTCGCGAATGCCTGGGCGATGACGGCCGGGTGGTAGCGGAAGGTGGGTGTGAGCACCGAGGTGCCCAGGATGATCTTCTCGGTCTTCGCTCCGGCGGCACCGAGCCAGGGCAGCGCGGCCGGCGCGTGGCCGCCGTCGTGCCGCCAGGGCTGGAAGTGGTCGGAGATCCACGCCGACTCGAAACCTGCCTGTTCGGCGATCACGGTGAAGTCCACGAGCTCGCGCGGACCGAACTGCTCTGCAGATGCCTTGTACCCGAAGCGGAGTGCCATGCCTCCACCCTACGAGCGTTCACCGGATCCGTCCCACAGAACACTTCACCAATCGGTACAGTGTTGGTACAGTCGGACGATGTCCACCAACGCCGCTCTCGACGCCGCCGCAACGGCGATCGCGAACCCGACGCGTCGGCAGCTGATCGAGCATCTCGCCACCGGACCGACCAGCGTCAGCACCCTGGCCGAACTGCTCGAGGTGACCCTGCCTGCAGTGCTGAAACAACTCGGCATCCTCGAGCGCGCCGGCATCGTCGCCCGACACAAGACCGGACGGGTTGTGACGGTTGCGCTCGTCCCCGGAAGCCTTGCGCCGCTGCAGGAATGGGCCCTCCAGAGTCACCTGTTCTGGACCGGTCACCTCGACCGGTTCGCCGCCCACGTCTCACCGACCCGACCCGAAACAGGCCCGAAATGACAGCACTGACCTTCACGCGCGCCGTCGCCACCGACCCCGACAGCGCGTTCGACGCCTGGACCGATCCCGCCGAGCTGGCCCGCTGGTGGTGGCCACAGTGGCCCGACACCCAGTACGAGTTGGACGTCCGCGTGGGCGGTGGCTACCGGATCCACAGTTCGCAGGTCGGGATGGGCATCCGAGGCGAGTACATGGCCGTCGACCGGCCGGCCGGCTTCACCATGACCTGGGTCTGGGTCGAGGACGGCGAGACTCCCCCGGCCGAACCGGAGTCGGTCGACACCGTGCAGGTCAGCTTCACCGCGACCGACGCCGGCACGACGGTGACGATCGTCCACACCACCGGCGTCGCAGCCGAGAACTACCGCCAGGGCTGGGAGGACGTGCTCGCCCGGCTGCCCGGGGTGCTCCGAAACGAGAACGTGACGGAGGACGGCCGCTGACGGAGGAAAACAGCAGGAGCCAGTGCGGGAATGCTCAGCGAGCGGCCACTGTGCGACACGCACCGAGGGCGCCGTCACGTCGTGACCAGCAGATGGCCGCCGACTCGAATTTCGGCAGGACGCCCTGCGGAATCGCCCATCGACGGCCATATCCTCGTCACTCGTTTCGGAACAGAGCGACAGGATCTCGTCGCGCTCGTTCCTCGCTTGCTCGATCACCAAAACCCGCGACTGGATCTCGACTCCTCCGTCGCTCGATCACCGATGGGGTTGTTGCCGTCGTCGACGACGGTGACCGGACGCGGCTGTGCCCCGGGTCAGGGAGTGGCTCGGGCATGGGCGGGTATCCGCCGGGTGAGCCTGCGAACCCGCGGATCCCGCCGGGCGGGACCCGGGGCACAGCCGCGGCCGACCCCCAGAGAGTTTCCTGCGAACCGGCGCGTCCAGCGTGTCTCGTCACGCTCGTTCCTCGCTGCTCGACAACCGGGGCAAGCAGCGCCCTCATCCGTGGGCACGGACAGGGAAAATCAGCTGGGGTTGTGTCGCATCGCCTTGCGGAGGTCGTGGTTCAGGGTGGAGATCACGTCGAGCGGGATCTCCTTGGGGCAGGCGCCCGCACACTCGCCGATATTGGTGCAGCCGCCGAAGCCCTCGTGGTCGTGTTGATTGACCATCTTGACCACCCGGGCTGCACGCTCGGGCTGACCCTGCGGGAGCTCGGCGAGGTGGGTCACCTTGGCGCCCATGAAGAGCATGCCGGAGGCGTTCGGGCACGCTGCGACGCAGGCACCGCAGCTGATGCAGGTCGCCGCGTCGAAAGCCCTGTCCGCCTGCGCCTTCGGCACCGGAACCGAGTGCGCTTCAGGAGCGGCACCGGTGTTCACCGAGATGTAGCCGCCGGCCTGGATGATTCGGTCGAAGGCCGATCTGTCGACGATCAGGTCCTTGACGACCGGGAAAGCATCGGCGCGCCACGGCTCGATGGTGATGGTGTCGCCGTCGGGGAAGCTGCGCATGTGCAGCTGACAGGTCGTCGTCACCTCCGGACCGTGGGCCTGGCCGGAGATCATCAGGCCGCAGGTGCCGCAGATGCCCTCGCGACAGTCCGAGTCGAACGCGACCGGGTCCTCACCTTTCGCGGTGAGTCGCTCGTTGAGGACGTCCAGCATCTCCAGGAACGACATGTCCTCGGAGATGTCGTCCACCTGATAGGTGTGGAAGCTGCCCTGGGTGGCGGCAGCGGTCTGGCGCCAGATGCGCAGGGTGAGGTTCACTTGTAGCTCCGTTGCTTCAACTCGATGAAGTCGTAGACGAGATCTTCCTTGTGCAGCACCGGATCTCCGTCGTCGCCGCCCCATTCCCAGGCAGCGACGTAGGCATACTCGTCGTCGTGACGGAGTGCCTCGCCTTCCTCCGTCTGACTCTCCGTGCGGAAGTGTCCGCCGCACGATTCGCGACGGTGCAGGGCGTCGATGCACATCAGCTCGCCGAGCTCGATGAAGTCGGCGACCCGGCCGGCGCGTTCCAGCGCCTGGTTCAGTTCCTCGCCGGAACCGAGAACCTTGACGTTGCGCCAGAACTCGGCCTTCAGCCCGCGGATGAGATCGACGGCCTTGCGCAGACCCTCCTCGCTGCGTTCCATGCCGCAGTACTCCCACATGATGTGGCCGAGCTCGCGGTGGAAGGAGTCGACGGTCCGGTCGCCGTTGATCTCCAGCAGCAGCTTGATGCGCTGCTGGACGTCCGCCCTGGCTTCGGCGACTTCCGGACGGGACTCGACGTTCTCGAACGGTCCCGCGGCGAGGTAGTCGCGAATCGTGTTGGGCAGCACGAAGTATCCGTCGGCCAGGCCCTGCATCAGGGCCGAGGCGCCGAGTCGGTTCGCACCGTGGTCGGAGAAGTTCGCCTCGCCGGTCACGAACAGTCCGGGGATCGAGGACTGCAGGTCGTAGTCGACCCACAGACCGCCCATCGTGTAGTGCACTGCCGGGTAGATACGCATCGGCGTTGCGTACGGATCCTCGCCGGTGATGCGGGCGTACATGTCGAAGAGGTTGCCGTACTTGGACTTCACGGCAGCCAGTCCGAGTCGATCGATGGCTTCGGTGAAGTCCAGGTAGACACCGCGGCGGAAGTCGCCCACCTTCGGCCCGACACCACGTCCTTCGTCACAGACGTTCTTCGCCTGCCGGGAGGCGATGTCGCGCGGGACCAGGTTGCCGAAGGCCGGGTAGATCCGCTCCAGGTAGTAGTCGCGGGCGTCTTCCGGGATGTCGCGCGGATGCTTCTCGCAGTCCTCGCGATTCTTCGGAACCCAGATGCGGCCGTCGTTGCGCAGCGATTCCGACATCAGCGTCAGCTTCGACTGGTGCTCGCCGGACACCGGGATGCACGTCGGGTGGATCTGCGTGTAGCAGGGATTGGCGAAGTGGGCGCCCTTGCGGTGCGCACGCCAGCTCGCGGTCACGTTGCAGCCCATGGCATTCGTGGACAGGAAGAAGACGTTGCCGTAGCCGCCGCTGGCCAGCACGACCGCGTCGGCCAGGTGGGTCTCGATCTCGCCGGTCACCATGTCGCGGACGATGACGCCGCGCGCCTTGCCGTCGACGACGACGACCTCCAGCATCTCGTGCCGGGTGTGCACGGTGACGGTGCCGGCCGCCACCTGACGCTCCAGAGCCTGGTACGCGCCGATCAGCAACTGCTGTCCGGTCTGACCGCGGGCGTAGAAGGTGCGGGAGACCTGCACGCCGCCGAAGGAGCGGTTGTCGAGCAGGCCGCCGTAGTCGCGGGCGAACGGAACCCCCTGCGCCACACACTGATCGATGATGTTCGTGCTGACCTCGGCCAGCCGGTAGACGTTCGTCTCCCGGGACCGGTAGTCGCCGCCCTTGACCGTGTCGTAGAACAGCCGCTGGACGGAGTCGCCGTCCTCCTGGTAGTTCTTCGCCGCGTTGATGCCGCCCTGGGCGGCGATCGAGTGTGCCCGCCGCGGGGAGTCCTGGTAGCAGAAGGAGGTGACGTGGTAGCCGCCCTCCCCGAGGGTGGCAGCGGCAGAGGCGCCGGCGAGGCCGGTGCCGACGATGATCACCTTGAGTTTGCGGCGGTTCGCCGGATTGACCAGCTTTGCCTCGAACTTGCGCTTGGTCCATTTCTGCTCGATCGGACCGTCCGGGGCCTTGGTGTCCGCGATCGGCTCGCCGAGCCGGTAGAGACCCGCCACCAGGTCGCCGATCTGCGCCTGGGGGCGATCGGGCGCATCCGGGACGACGGGTGCCGAGACCGACGGCTCAGCGGAGGTCGGGTTTGCCATCGGCGAGTCGGAGGGGCCGTCGGTGGCCACCTGGACCGGGGCCAGCACGGCCGAATCGGGGTCGTCGACGTTGGACCGGGGGTCTGCCATGGAATTACCTCTCCCGCTACTTGATGACGCCGATGAGGATGAGGAACGGCGGGATGGTGAACCCGACGGAGATCACCAGGGCGATCACCCATCCCGTGATCCGTGCGACCCGACGGGACAACGCCGAGCTCGTCCATCCGAGGGTCTGACTGGCACTGAACACCCCGTGGTGCAGATGCATCGCCAGGGCGAACATCGCCGCCAGGTAGATCAAGAACACCCACCACAGCGAGAACCCGTTGACCAGCCGGTCGAAGGGGCTGCCCGCATCCCCGCCCGGGGTGATGGTCCTGGTGGTGAACTGCAGGATGTGGAACACGATGAACAGCAGCAGCGCCACGCCACCCCAGCGCATCCAGCGGGACGACAGCGATGAGCTGACCGCCTTCTTCACCGCGTACCGCTGGGTACGGGCGTCCTGCGCGCGCTTCCACAGCTTGAAGGCGGCATACGCGTGACCGACCAGGCTGAGGATCAGCACCGCCCGGATGATCCAGAGCAGCCCGGAGTACGGCAGGATCGGCTCACCGAAGGTCCGCAGGTGCTCGGCGTAGGTGTCGAAGGACTCCTTGCCGCTGATCGCCTTGAGGTTGCCGTACATGTGCAGCAGGACGTAGCCGATGAAGATGATGCCGGTACCGGCCATCAACAACTTCAGGGCGACCGTGGTACGTCGGCCCTTCGGTGGGCCTGCGGGTTTGGACACCGCTCGAGTGTTCGTGGACACCGCATCACCGTAGCCCCGGAGACACACACGGACGAAGTCAGGACAGCCTCAGGGGGCCCCACGTCATCGACGTCACAGACCCGATGGCGGCACACCGCCCGAATCAGGCCATACCGCCGATGCGAGCCGGTTGTTCAGTGTTCGCCGGCACCTGAGGTGGTGGCGTCCACCGCGTCGCGCACGATGGCGCCGACCTGCTCGGCCTCGATCAGGAACCCGTCGTGGCCATGGCCGGAACGGATGACGCGGAGTTCCCGGGCCGTGGGTGCGAGCCGGGCGATCAGCTCGCCCTGGGCCGGCGGGAACAACCGGTCCGAGTCCACCACGGCCACCGTCAGCGGCGCGGTGATCCGCCGCAGCGCGGCCTGCAGACCGCCGCGATCGCGACCGAGATCGTGCAGCATCATCGATTCGGTCAGCACCACGTAGGAGTTCGGGTCGAACCGACGGGCCAGCTTGTCGCCGTGGTGGTCGAGGTAGGACTGCACCGCGAACCGACCACCGCGCAGCACGTCCTCGCCGGACTGTTCGATGCGACCGAAGCGGGTATCCAGTTCCTGCGCCGAACGGTAAGTGGCGTGGGCGATCTGCCGGGCAACGGCCATCCCGGCGGTCGGAGCGCCATCACCTCCGGAGGCGGAGTAGTAGTCACCGCCGCGGTACAGCGGATCGGTGGTGATGGCGGCCAGTTGGGCACTGCTCCAGGCGATCTGGTCACCGGAGAACGCGGCGCAAGTGGCGATGGCGACCACATGCCGCACCCGGTCGGGATGCAGCACGCCCCACTCCAGCGCCCGCATGCCGCCCATGGAGCCGCCGATGACGGCGGCGAAGGAAGCGATGCCGAGGTGGTCGGCGAGCGCCGCCTCTGCGGCCACCTGGTCGCGCGGGGTAATGCGCGGAAACCGGGAGCCCCAGGGCCGGCCGTCCGGGGCGGACGATGAGGGACCGGTGCTGCCGCGGCAGCCGCCGAGCACGTTCGCGGCCACCACGAAGTGCCGCGCCGGATCCAGCGGTGCACCCGGACCGATGAGCCCGTCCCACCACCCGGGCGTCGGCTGGTCGGGACCGGCCGGACCGACGACGTGGGCATCGCCGGTCAGGGCATGCACGACGAGGACCGCGTTGTCGCCGGCTGCGTTGAGCGTTCCCCACGTCTCGTATGCGAGGGAGACGTCGAGCTCGGTGCCGGACTCGGTGACCAGCGCTCCCACCCGAGCCACGGCTCTGAACCCGGGCTCGGTGCCGTGCACGAGGCGCGACAGCGCCGCGGGATCACGTGACGTGCTCCCGCGACGCTGCTGCACATGAGTCATGAGTCCTCTTCTGTCCCAGTACTTCTCGTGCCCTGCTCCTTCGACGCCCGCCTCGACGGTCAGTCGATGCCCTTGGACGCGATGAAGCCCTGCTCCAGGTCGGCCAGGATGTCGTCGATGTGCTCGATGCCCACCGACAACCGCACCAGGCCGGGAGTGACGCCGGTCGAGCGCTGCTCGTCCTCGGAGAGCTGGCTGTGGGTGGTCGCCGCGGGGTGGATCGCCAGCGACCGGACGTCGCCGATGTTCGCGACCAACGAGTGCAGCTGCAGGCCGTCGACGAACCGCTGCCCTGCTTCGGCACCACCGGCCACCTCGAAGGCGAGCACCGCGCCGGGACCCTTCGGCGTGTACTTCTGTGCCAGCTCGTGCCACGGGCTGGACGCCAGACCCGCGTAGTTGACGCTCAGCACGTCGTCCCTGGCCTCGAGCCACTCGGCAACCGCCTTGGCATTGCTGACGTGCCGCTCGATCCGCAGCGACAACGTCTCCAGCCCCTGGGCGATGAGGAAGGCGTTGAAGGGCGAGATCGCCGCGCCCAGGTCGCGCAGCAGTTGGACGCGGGCCTTGAGGATGAACGCCAGATTCGCTCCGAGCGCGGAACCGACACCGAGATCGCGGGCGTAGACCAGACCGTGGTAGCTCGGGTCGGGGGTGTTGTAATTCGGGAACTTCTCCGGATCGACCCCGAAATCGAACTTCCCCGAATCGACGATCACGCCGCCGATGGCGGTGCCGTGTCCGCCCAGGTACTTGGTCGCCGAGTGCACGATGATGTCGGCACCGAACTCGAAGGGCCGCAACAGGTACGGGGTGGCGATGGTGTTGTCGACGATCAGCGGGACACCGGCTTCGTGGGCCACTGCCGACACCTTTTCGATGTCGAGCACGTCCTGCTTCGGGTTCGAGATGGTCTCGGCGAAGAAAGCCTTGGTGTTCGGCCTGACGGCTGCCCGCCACGATTCCGGATCATCGGGGTTCGCGACGAAGTCGACGGTGATCCCGAGCTTGGGAAGCGTGTAGTGGAACAGGTTGTACGTGCCGCCGTAGAGGCTCGGCGAGGAGACGATGTGGTCACCGGCCTCGGCGACGTTGAGGATCGCGATGGTCTCGGCCGACTGACCCGACGCGACGACGAGCGCACCGACACCCCCTTCGAGATCGGCGATCCGGTTCTCCACCACCTCGGTGGTCGGGTTGTTGAGCCGGGTGTAGATCGGACCGAACTCACTGAGCGCGAAGCGGCCCGCAGCCTGTGCGGTGTTCTCGAAGACGAACGACGTGGTCTGGTAGATGGGCAGGGCGCGGGCGCCGGTCTGGCTGTCCGGGCTCTGGCCGGCATGGATCTGGCGGGTTTCGAACGACCAACTCATGGTGTGTGCTCCTGGAGGGTGCCCGGGATCGACCCGGGTGGATACGGGATGGTGCGGGAGAAGCGGTGCAGCGCAGGGGATTCTGCGCGCTCCGTTGGTGAAGGGGCTGCGATCTCGGCCTGACCGGGTGTCACTCCGGGCCGGCGGCGAATCAGACCGTCGCGCTCGCCGTCACCGGCTACACATTTCCTGGCACACAGTGCGCTCCTTCGAGCATCCAAGGGCCAGTCGATGGAGGAGGCCCACGCTTGCCGAACGCCGGACGGCATTCAGCCCGGTCATCACCCGGGGCACCCCATCGCGGAGAAGGGTTGCCGTCCAGCGAGCCGGGGCTTGACGCTGGCACTCATGACCTGGCGCCGAGTGTAACGGCTGGGGTTCCGCCATGCCAGAGGAGGGTTGCACGGCGGTGCCGCGGAGGAGGCCGCCGCTCCGCAGGCTTCGCTCGGTCGCGCCGGTTCGCAGGCTCACCGGCGCGTCCATCGCTGCAGAGGGCTACGCAGCGTCCTCCTCCGCGACCCCACCCCCCAGCGACCGAGAACGGAACCAGCCGAGATCCCGACGGGGAGAACACGAGGGTCCCGACTGCATCCTCGGGTCGCTTGTCCTGAGCGAAAAAGGAGTCGAACGCACCGCCGATCGAGCGAGCGAAGAACGAGTGAGTCGAGATCCCGCCAGATCGACGACAGGTCTCGCCGAGAGGAGTCAGAAGGCTGCCAGAGTGCGCAGCAGGTCGGCGACGCGTGAGGCGGACTCCTCGGGGGTGCCCCTGGTCAGCGCCGAGCCGAGGCCGACCGCGACGGCGCCGGCAGCGATCCAGTCGGCAGCAGTTTCCGGCGTCACTCCCCCGGTCGGGATGATCGGCAACTGGGGCAGCGCGGCACGGACATCGCTGACCCATTTCGGCGAACTCGATGATGCGGGGAACAGCTTCACCGCCGATGCGCCGGCCTCGAGGGCTGCCAACATCTCGGTCGGGGTGTTCGTCCCGATCACGGCCGGAATGCCGTAGCGGTTGGCTGCGGCAATCGTCGCCGGCGAAACGGTCGGCGAGACCAGGTACTGCGCCCCGGCGCGGATCGCGGCTACCGCCGAGTCGCTGTCCAGCACGCTGCCGACCCCGACGACGGCGTCCGGGAAACGCCGCCGGATCTCCGAGATCGCCTGCAGCGCTGCAGGATTGGTCAGGGTGATCTCGACGGACTGCAGTCCGGCGTTGATCAGCGTCGTGGTGGCCGCGACGGCGGACTCCAAGTCAGGGGTGCGGACGATCCCGATCACGCGTTGCGCCACAGCACGTTCCATCATCTGCCAGCCGTACACGCGCATCTCCCTGGTTCGAGTCCGGGTCCGGGACGATCCCGGTGGTTCACCGCAGCACCTGTTCGCGGGCGTTGCCGATGGCTGCCACGAATGCGTCGAGTTCGGGTCCGGTGGGCAGGCCCTCGGTGTCCGACCAGTGCTGCACCGCGAAGGCCGCAGACGCGGCGCCGCGGGTCAGACAACCATCCGGATCCGCACCCGCCAGGTACGCACCCAGGAAGCCGGCCACCAGCGCATCGCCCGCGCCGACCGGGTCGATCACTGCGCGCACCAGACTCGGTCGGGTGAGCTCACCGCCGGCGGTGAAGGCAGTGCAGGTGTGATCGCCATTCTTGACGATCACCACCTCGGCAGCCCCGGCAAGCCACTCCCGCACGACCTCCGCCTGCGGTCTACCCGGTGCCAGGACGTCGATCTCACCGTCCCCGGCGAAGACGATCCGCGCCCGCGACACCAGCGCCGGCAGCACCGTCCGCCAACGGTCGGCGGCGGCCAGTCGCAGGCGCAGGTTCACATCGAAGCTCACCGGGACATCGTCGGCGGCTGCCCGGTCGAGCAACTCGACCACCGCGCCGAGCGCACCGTCGGAGAGCATCGCCGTGATCCCGGTGACGTGCACCAGCGCCGGACGCCGGCGCTCCCAGGCCCGCGCCACATCGGTCGCGGAGACGAGCGAACCCGCCGAGCCCGCCCGGTGGTAGGTCACCGAGATCGCCCCGTGTGCGGACGTGTTGCGGATCAGCATCCCGGTGAACGAGGACTCCTCGACCGCCACGTCGACGACGTCGACCCCTTCGGCGCGCATCCGGCGCAGCACGTACCGCCCCGCGTCGTCGTCCCCGACCCTGCCCACCCAGCAGGCAGGAACTCCCTGGCGGGCCAGCGCTGCCGCGACGTTGCCCTCGGCGCCGCCGATGGTGGAGCGGAACCTCTCGGCCCGGTCGACCGCGTCACCCGGCTCGGCGACCAGGACCCGCATCACCTCGCCGAGTACCAGAACCGGGGCCTGCTGTGCCGCCGTCATCGGAGCCCTTCGCATGTGGTTGCCGTGCTCCCACCGGAGCACCTGCTGCTCGACCTTAGCGATTGCTCCCCCGCCCACATCCCGAGGGCGGCACCACCTACCCTCAGCAGGGTGACCAGCCGCCCGCTCACGTCCCTGCCCACCCCCCGCACACCCGACCCGCAGGACGCGCCGCCGCTGCGCTGGGGGATCGCCGGCACCGGGGGCATCGCGGCCAACATGGTCGGCGCGATGCAGCAGCACTCGCGTCAACAGGTGGTCGCGGTGGCGTCCCGGCAGCAGCAGACCGCAGACGCCTTCGCCGACAATCTCGGGATCGAGCACCGGCACGTGGGGCTGGAGCAGATGTTGGCCGACGACACGGTCGACGCCGTCTACATCGCCTCACCGCACTCCGAGCACCACGCCCAGGCGCTGGCGGCGGTCGCCGCGGGCAAGCACATCCTGGTCGAGAAGGCCTTCACCCGGAACGCCGCAGAAGCCCGCGAAGTGGTGGCCGCGGCACGCGAGCAGTCGGTGACGGCATTGGAAGCGATGTGGACCCGGTTCCTGCCGCACATCGACATCCTGCGGCAACTGCTGGCCGACGGCGCGCTCGGTGCGCTCACCACCGTTTCCGCAGACCACGGGCAGTACTTCGACGAGGACCCCGATTTCCGGCTGTTCAACCCCGAACTGGCCGGCGGCGCCCTGTTGGACCTGGGCATCTACCCGATCTCGTTCTCCTCGTTCGTGGCCGGGACGCCGCAGCGGATCCTCGCCTTGGGCGACCGGGCCTTCACCGGCGTGGACGGCCAGGTGTCGATGCTGCTGCAGGGTGAACCCGGGACGGCCCAGAGCGTCATCAACACCAACCTGTTCGCCCGCACCGACACGACAGCGTCGATCGTCGGTCGGCAGGCGCGGGTGTTCCTGGCCAGTGACTTCTACGCCCCGACCACGCTGACCTACCGGCACCGCGACGGCAGCGAGCTGAGCTACGACGGCGGAGCAATCCGCGGGCACCTCGCGCTGGTGCACGAAGCGGCACACCTGGCCCAGCTCGTGGCTGACGGCCGGACCGAATCACCACTGCTGCCGCTGGAGGAGACCATCTCGATCCTGGAGACGATCGACGAGGTCCGCCGTCAGCTCGGGGTGACGCTGCCCGGCGAGTGATCCCGGCCCGGGAGCGCTCAGCCGGCAGAGGATTCGTCGGCAGACGATTCCGCGTCGAGCATCGCGGCCGCATGGCCGCGGGCGATGGCCCTGACCGCTCCCTCGACGTCCGCGCCGGAGCGACCGAGCTCGTAGGCCAACCGGAAGATGGTCGCGGCCGGAGAATCGTCGGCAGGTAGCGGCGCGTGCACGTCGAACTTCCCGGCCCGCGAGCCGAGCTTGCCGGCCAGCGCCAGCGCAGGCTGGGCGAGAGCGACACCGTCGAGCACGCTGGCGCGGCCCTGGGTCCTGGCGCGTTCGGCCTTCTTGATCTCGTCCCAGCGGACCTCCTGGTCGGAGGCGCTCACGGGCGCTTCCCCCACAGATCCGGACCCGGCGGCGAACACGTGCGGATGACGGGTGACGAGCTTGTCGACCAGCCCGTCGGCAACGTCGTCGATGTCGAAACCGCCAGCGGCAGAGGGAGTTTCGGCGGCGATCCGGGCGTGGAAGAGCACCTGGAACAGCACGTCACCGAGTTCCTCGCGCACCGCTGCCGGGTCATCGTCCTCGAGCGCCTGTAC from Nakamurella sp. A5-74 harbors:
- a CDS encoding MazG family protein, yielding MAEQVTPGAGLARAAAITDRLRSPGGCPWDAEQTHTSLVRYLVEECFELVQALEDDDPAAVREELGDVLFQVLFHARIAAETPSAAGGFDIDDVADGLVDKLVTRHPHVFAAGSGSVGEAPVSASDQEVRWDEIKKAERARTQGRASVLDGVALAQPALALAGKLGSRAGKFDVHAPLPADDSPAATIFRLAYELGRSGADVEGAVRAIARGHAAAMLDAESSADESSAG